The genomic window TTGGATCAGTTTAGATAGCCGTGATCCATTTGCAGCAGTCGGTTTTCCATCTGGATTATCAGATGCAACTTTTTCATGGGGCAAATTAACCTTGATTACTGATTTTAACTCTGCAATAAATTTCTCTTCATAGAGTTTTACTGCTGGTACCAATTGATCACATTCAATCAACTGTAtcaaattattttttatctGCTCACGAAATTCCTCATTTACAATAAGATGGGGCTTGTCGTTGTCCTTGTGTGATTGAAGTTTCAGTAAGATGTCGTTGGTACATGATGATGTAGCGTAGGCTCTTAAGTCATTAAGTAACTCATTCActaaattcaaagaataaGATCCGCCAATATCAACTTTTAGGTTACTCAAAAGATCTATCAAGCTGTTAACAGCTGGAAGAGCATAAATATTAGAGAGTTTATATGGCCATTTAGAGGTCCAATCGTTCACAAAAGTGTCATTATTATCCCCGTACAGTAATCTTTCTACGCTTTTTATCAATTTTAGACATCGCTGTAGATCCCCTTCATCATAGATTTTTTTACATTCCATTGTTTTATCATTTGCTAATTTAACTTGTAAAATACcttgttgaagtttttcTACATTCTTCCTTCTTATGAGATCTTTAATAGTTTCAATCCTCTTGAGcactttttctttgcaaaCCACTTCCAAGTTCTGACTAACTGTATCTAACTGATCAATTGTTTTAGTTGCATTATCTTTGATCTGATCAACATCTTCTAATGCTGCAAAGAAATTCTGAATAGATTTTGAAATGTCGGAAACCAATAAACTCTCAACAGTATCTAGATAAAAGTTGAGTCTTCCCTGTAACTCCTCATAACTTTCATTTCGTgttttatcatcattatgCAAAAGCTGGCTGGtgtcaaattcaaaatccTGAAGTAGCATTCGGAAAAAGTTGGGGTGATCCAGTTTGAAGTCTTTGTCAAAATAGAAACTTGGTATTTCTTCGAAAGCCTTGGCCCTAGAATTTTCTGCTGCAAATGTACCTTCATGATTCCCTGATTTTTCGGAATTATCAATAGATCTTATTTGCTCCATCATATTAAGACTGGAGATGTTATTGGTTCTAAGATACACTTTGTATTCATCACCTATTTCATGCTTATAaccttcaatttctttctccCAGTCATTCTTTATATCATTCTTACAGAGTATAACTGGGGGGATATCTTCTGTAGTAGGATGTTTCAACCACCTTTTGAACCGTGTATTCATAACAATTTCGTAAATAGAATTGTCTACCAGTGGAGAATAATCCAATCCATGTTTGACTGTGTGCATTGGTGGAGAAAGGGGATTCAATGCAGATTCAAagctgcttcttctgagTGAAAAACTATCCCTAATGTGATCTCTGCTTCTAGACATTATTGACAAATCATCATTTAATGAGCTGGCATCATCAGAGGCTTGACTAATGATGAGTAGAGGTGATCGGCTCAATTGAGCCTTAAAATCAGCATCTACTGATAACTTCGGAGTTCCATTTCCTGTCACTTTATCAGACATTCTTCATTCAATGATTTACTGACTTGATGATATAATTGTTGgcattttgttttcatatCCTACGAGGTATTCATACTGGGATACATGTACGCCTTTAAGTTTCAAGAAAGTTTAGATTTTCTTTAACAAAACAAACTTTTAAAGGGAGGTAATATAGAGATATATAGATGTGGCAACAAACATAAGCgtaaaatgaaaataaaaaataataatcatacAACTAGATATTTGAGCTTTTGTGTGTTAGAATACTATTTACTTAAACAAAAGGCTATATGCTGATAGTGATGAAACTTAAATCTTTATCCGATAGATTATAAAATCaatgaattcaaaaaagtGGAAATGAATCATGAATGGCTAGATCGAATGCTTTAAACACCTATATGAAGAGTTTAGGAAGGAAATTTTTGATTCTActcagaatcagaatcagaacCAAAGATGAAACTTCCTGATGAAGGCCCTTTCAAGGGTCTCCTTGCCACTGGCGTACTTATAGGCATTGAATTACCGGTAATGAAACTATGAGTTTGATTCAACACTGGTGGCGCAGAATTTGAAGCTCCGATAAAATCGTGAAGAGAATTCGATCGTGACTTTCCAAGAGAGGGAGTGCGTCTTAACAGCGGCATATCTTGCAGACTGCTTTTTCGGTCATTTTCGTCAATCATATCACCTTCACCTTCACCTTCGATAGCACTATCTGAATCACTACCACTACCGCTATAACTATAGTCTTCGTCCTCATCGTTCTTCCCAGCGGCTGaattttcaataaattcATTATCGGAACTATCTGTTCCTTGCGACTCATCTTGTTGATTTCGGGTATGTCCGAACATATTTCTTCTAgtatcttcatcaatatccATATAGCGATCATTTACATCATCCATTGGAGTATCTAGACCAATTCCATCCGGAACGTCACGAATATCACATGCATTCTCGGTAACAAAACTGGAGGTATCGCCGGTATAAACAGAATTGTAATCGTACATGTAATCAAATCCTCTACTAGTGTTCACATTGTGAGAAACTGCGTTACCGTAGTATGAGtcgttttcttcatcatcatagtATTCGTCATCTGAACCGTAATTGAGGGTAGTTGCAGGTAGTGGCTTGATAATTGGATTAGAGTATTTCGATAACGATAAAGACCTTAATGAATTCTCCACGTCAGATCCTTCACTATGCAGAGAGTTAGAGCGACCTTTTCTAGCATTTGCACTGATGAAAAGTcctccttcttcatcatcttctgaaCTGTCATTATCAACTGTATCCCCTTCATCATCCGCGTAATCTTCCGTACTAGCAGGATCTGAACTCCTACTTCCGTCTTCCATATCAGAATATTGACGGTTATAATCTCTGTCTTGATTCATGCCATCTGAATGAGATTCGATATCTGACATCATGTCATCATCTGCATTTTGGATGCCATCGGCAGGAATGGCATTGACAGCCATACACTGTTCGACACGATCGTTAAAATGAATATgcctctctctcttttccttttgtttcattGAAGACGTAAGAATAGATGATAGCTGAGGAGCTTCTATGTCTGTAGATAACGGCTCAACAGTAGATCTATTGGTGGGCCCAGAATCAGTATCCGATGACGAATAGTTGTTATTCATTGCCGCTGGTGATGCGGAATCAACAGAATCCGTTGCTTGTTTATTAATGCCCTTATAATACTGTGCATTCACTTTTGCAGCAATAGCATTGTAGTCATCGTGAACAGCATGCGCGGGTACATCTAATAGCATATGTATATTTCCAATCTGTTTTCTATGCTGCCTAGCAACATCTAACCTCCATTTGGagttttcttcaatgattTCACTTACTGTTcgttttttcaaaattggTTTTGGGCCAGGGCTTCTAGAGCTATGAACCATTCTTTTAGAATTTTCGTCATCCGATCCATATCCAATTGTGGCAGCCCTGCTGTGATCGGTTTTGGCGTTCGAAGATTCATTGTCTTTAGATGCAGTCGACGGAGTGTTTTGCTtgtcaacaacaatagGCCCGTATAACCATGTTACGTCAGAATCTTTGGACCAGTTTAGTGACTCCGGATTAACAGTTTTGAGGTTATTTCTTGCTTTTGCCCATGTTCTCCAGGATGCGTTCTCTAATCTAGCTGTATTGATAAGATCAGtatcctttttcttctttttcaaaatgaTATAACGCCACGATTGAGAAAtctcattttcattccATTTGTGAGATAAATAATCCACATGCCTGTTGGGTTCATACATtaaatcattatcatcatgGTGCATTAGGAAGTCATCTGTACCTGGATCTGGGGGTGAATTGGAATCTTCCATTTCCCTAGAATCGGAATCAGAGTAATCCACGTTGTAATCATTGCCATCGTTATTTATTTCAACGTCATCTTGACGGTAACCAGTATTTGGCGGTGACAATGACGAGTTGTACATATGGAGATCATTGTCATTAATGGTAGTAGTGTTTAGCTTACCAATATtatcttcattattatcTTTGTCCTCTTTTTGTATCACAGTAGCTATACTTCTAGAGTTTCCAACATTACTGTCGCTGCTGCTATAACTAGAATTCAAACTTTTGTCATCAATATTTGTATTGGAGAAACTATCCAGATTGAGAGATCCTCCTGATTCTGACAGAAGCTTTTGTGTGTCGTCAATATAAGGATCTAACAACCCCATTgaccttgttcttttcaagttaAATGTAGAATTCTTGAAATGATCATCACTGTCTGCATGGACAGCCATGGAAATAGAAGGACCCATATCATCATAGCTTGGGACTTGCTTATTTATACCGCTTGATTCGAAACCATCATGAGAAGAGCTCCTGCTCAAAGTAGCTCGTTGCTGATTCTGGTTTGAATTACCTTGGGCAAAATAGCTTGCTAAATTTCCTGGCATATTGTGATATTGGTATTAAGCTCCAGCGAAATGCGTTTGATATTTTATGAATGCcttccttcttctattCGTTTTCCCTTTCCTGTTTATGGGAGGGTTGGTCTCGTTTTACAGAATCTAAAAGGTCGAAGTTTCTCAGGGGAAATGAGCTTTtgaaataataaaaagatCTACTCCGGATCTCTAAAAACACAGATGGAACCAATAATAAAGGTTATAATGCAGAAGGTGCTCCGAAGTTAATCAAAAAAACGAACAACAGCTATAAAATAGATTAATCCTCAAAATCTAAAGCCCTTTCTTTCAGattaaacttttttttgtaataaACAACAAGTGGGAAAACAACTAAAGCTTC from Kluyveromyces marxianus DMKU3-1042 DNA, complete genome, chromosome 6 includes these protein-coding regions:
- the VPS54 gene encoding Vps54p produces the protein MSDKVTGNGTPKLSVDADFKAQLSRSPLLIISQASDDASSLNDDLSIMSRSRDHIRDSFSLRRSSFESALNPLSPPMHTVKHGLDYSPLVDNSIYEIVMNTRFKRWLKHPTTEDIPPVILCKNDIKNDWEKEIEGYKHEIGDEYKVYLRTNNISSLNMMEQIRSIDNSEKSGNHEGTFAAENSRAKAFEEIPSFYFDKDFKLDHPNFFRMLLQDFEFDTSQLLHNDDKTRNESYEELQGRLNFYLDTVESLLVSDISKSIQNFFAALEDVDQIKDNATKTIDQLDTVSQNLEVVCKEKVLKRIETIKDLIRRKNVEKLQQGILQVKLANDKTMECKKIYDEGDLQRCLKLIKSVERLLYGDNNDTFVNDWTSKWPYKLSNIYALPAVNSLIDLLSNLKVDIGGSYSLNLVNELLNDLRAYATSSCTNDILLKLQSHKDNDKPHLIVNEEFREQIKNNLIQLIECDQLVPAVKLYEEKFIAELKSVIKVNLPHEKVASDNPDGKPTAANGSRLSKLIQEQSVYEFQTMLVNVFTTEIEILKRLTRHQKLLLDISLGELPTTAEHSDRMVIDLDIRKNINEGIRIVQLRIGKIISVRREITNTLRFDHFLQFYHICILFMKECESISGEFLTKYLSDVLNVQIDTYMKSLQNLNVRVLKQKIEQEHWVPFKVEQELQKDVNDIVSCIDIDPANWARFAELDKPSPLDVVKEEDESSANTGHKKSVVLGDKTFVASDTLVVAIKMIKTLLILAANLPTQYARQCERQLKDLFKYFNTKTMESVSMKTDKNLNIMAESLDCLAEITLLVQGYFQRTLGSNPEKYEVIWKQFQQSSEKLFQANNIPPPV
- the REG1 gene encoding protein phosphatase regulator REG1: MPGNLASYFAQGNSNQNQQRATLSRSSSHDGFESSGINKQVPSYDDMGPSISMAVHADSDDHFKNSTFNLKRTRSMGLLDPYIDDTQKLLSESGGSLNLDSFSNTNIDDKSLNSSYSSSDSNVGNSRSIATVIQKEDKDNNEDNIGKLNTTTINDNDLHMYNSSLSPPNTGYRQDDVEINNDGNDYNVDYSDSDSREMEDSNSPPDPGTDDFLMHHDDNDLMYEPNRHVDYLSHKWNENEISQSWRYIILKKKKKDTDLINTARLENASWRTWAKARNNLKTVNPESLNWSKDSDVTWLYGPIVVDKQNTPSTASKDNESSNAKTDHSRAATIGYGSDDENSKRMVHSSRSPGPKPILKKRTVSEIIEENSKWRLDVARQHRKQIGNIHMLLDVPAHAVHDDYNAIAAKVNAQYYKGINKQATDSVDSASPAAMNNNYSSSDTDSGPTNRSTVEPLSTDIEAPQLSSILTSSMKQKEKRERHIHFNDRVEQCMAVNAIPADGIQNADDDMMSDIESHSDGMNQDRDYNRQYSDMEDGSRSSDPASTEDYADDEGDTVDNDSSEDDEEGGLFISANARKGRSNSLHSEGSDVENSLRSLSLSKYSNPIIKPLPATTLNYGSDDEYYDDEENDSYYGNAVSHNVNTSRGFDYMYDYNSVYTGDTSSFVTENACDIRDVPDGIGLDTPMDDVNDRYMDIDEDTRRNMFGHTRNQQDESQGTDSSDNEFIENSAAGKNDEDEDYSYSGSGSDSDSAIEGEGEGDMIDENDRKSSLQDMPLLRRTPSLGKSRSNSLHDFIGASNSAPPVLNQTHSFITGNSMPISTPVARRPLKGPSSGSFIFGSDSDSE